The proteins below come from a single Mustela erminea isolate mMusErm1 chromosome 14, mMusErm1.Pri, whole genome shotgun sequence genomic window:
- the AP3M1 gene encoding AP-3 complex subunit mu-1 → MIHSLFLINCSGDIFLEKHWKSVVSQSVCDYFFEAQEKAADVENVPPVISTPHHYLISIYRDKLFFVSVIQTEVPPLFVIEFLHRVADTFQDYFGECSEAAIKDNVVIVYELLEEMLDNGFPLATESNILKELIKPPTILRSVVNSITGSSNVGDTLPTGQLSNIPWRRAGVKYTNNEAYFDVVEEIDAIIDKSGSTVFAEIQGVIDACIKLSGMPDLSLSFMNPRLLDDVSFHPCIRFKRWESERVLSFIPPDGNFRLISYRVSSQNLVAIPVYVKHSISFKENSSCGRFDITIGPKQNMGKTIEGITVTVHMPKVVLNMNLTPTQGSYTFDPVTKVLTWDVGKITPQKLPSLKGLVNLQSGAPKPEENPSLNIQFKIQQLAISGLKVNRLDMYGEKYKPFKGVKYVTKAGKFQVRT, encoded by the exons atgATCCACAGTCTATTTCTCATAAACTGTTCCGGTGACATATTTCTGGAGAAGCACTGGAAGAGTGTTGTGAGCCAGTCAGTCTGTGATTATTTCTTTGAAGCTCAAGAGAAAGCTGCTGATGTTGAAAATGTACCACCTGTCATTTCAACACCTCATCACTACCTCATCAGTATATACAGGGACAAACTCTTCTTTGTGTCTGTCATACAGACTGAAGTGCCCCCTCTCTTTGTAATTGAGTTCCTACATCGAGTTGCCGACACTTTTCAG GACTACTTTGGTGAGTGTTCGGAAGCTGCAATTAAGGATAATGTGGTCATTGTATATGAGCTCTTGGAAGAAATGTTAGACAATGGATTTCCACTGGCTACTGAatctaatattttgaaagaactgATTAAACCACCAACAATTCTCCGTTCTGTCGTCAACTCTATTACAG GCAGTAGTAATGTTGGGGACACACTCCCCACTGGGCAGCTGTCCAACATCCCATGGCGCCGGGCTGGGGTAAAGTACACAAACAATGAAGCCTATTTTGATGTCGTTGAAGAAATAGATGCAATTATAGATAAATCAG gatCTACAGTCTTTGCAGAAATTCAGGGGGTCATTGATGCTTGCATTAAGCTATCTGGAATGCCtgacctttctctttctttcatg AACCCACGGCTTCTAGATGATGTCAGCTTCCACCCCTGCATCCGGTTTAAGCGCTGGGAATCTGAAAGAGTTTTGTCCTTCATTCCTCCAGATGGAAATTTCCGGCTCATATCCTATCGTGTCAGCTCACAAAA tCTAGTGGCAATACCGGTGTATGTGAAACATAGCATCAGCTTTAAGGAGAACAGTTCTTGCGGTAGATTTGATATTACAATTGGACCAAAGCAGAATATGGGGAAAACTATTGAAGGAATCACGGTAACAGTTCACATGCCAAAAGTTGTGCTGAATATGAACCTGACGCCAACACAAGGCAGCTATACATTTGATCCAGTTACCAAG GTACTAACATGGGATGTGGGAAAAATTACTCCTCAAAAGCTCCCAAGTCTTAAAGGACTGGTAAATTTACAGTCTGGAGCACCCAAGCCAGAAGAAAATCCAAGTCTCAACATACAGTTCAAGATCCAGCAGCTTGCTATTTCTG GCTTAAAAGTAAACCGCTTGGACATGTATGGGGAGAAATATAAGCCATTTAAAGGAGTCAAATATGTCACGAAAGCTGGAAAGTTCCAAGTGAGAACATGA